ttattgagatttttcTCATCTTGGGATTTTATTACTTTGAAATATTTTCGATTCAGTATAACTCTCTCCTTCTTTTTGGGCTCATTTATTCATTTCTTTCCTCTGATTGAGCAgcatataaagttttttttgtggttatttttcagattcttcaaaatttatttatgaaaaaaattagataataaataaataaataaataaataaaagaaatgacgTTTAAGTGTATTTATTGATTTTGTGGTGGTCTTACCACTTGCTATAAAGTTATCAAAGACTATAAATTCTGTATCAATTTGAGAGAACTATATATAAAGAAGGCCAGTTAAAGTTAACGATGAATAGAGCCAAACGGAAGAAATGAAATCTAAGAGATAAGTACATATGGATATACGTGAAAAAATATGGTCTAAAGAATGTTTATTAAAGATATGTACATTTCTATCAATATGAAAGAAATGGTTTTGCTTCAATGCCCTTTTTTTAACTGTAAATAGTTTATtaacattttcttaaaaatattagaaacatCAGTTGCAAACAGttttgttaatattttgttgagtaatattttaaaaaaggtaAATTATATACACCATATTACCATCCAATttctatactattatataagatgtgacacatttatcactataagatgattatttattatatgatcatttattgaatgattctttgttatgagtaatgctatacaccacACCACCATCTCGTttgtatcttattatatatgatgtgatacatttattaccatttgatgataaagatataataaatgatcattcaaacCTGTTATTGttagttttaataattatagTTGAATTTGTATGATGTATGCTTGTTATTGtcagaataaatatataatgtgttaattttaaaattataaactacAGTAGTAAGtgttaaataatttaatcatataattataatataaacttTCATCCTTtgcaattaaaaatatattaaacaaactATAGTACATTAGAAATTGTAAATCTACTGTTATTAATTTAGGGTTAATTACTAAACTATTCAATTTATCTAGAAACGAAAGAAATATTTAAGTTtggaaattatatattttaataaatcattaaataaaaatcattaataaaagggaaaaaaaattctatagcTACACATTTCTACTAAAGTATAGcaattcaattcaatatttacagaactcaaaattaaaagaaatagaatgtaaaaatttaatttctaaaaattatttttattagaattttattaagAGTTGATAttatttggaagaaaaaaaaaagaagaaataagtCAATTGTTAAATCCCAAATAATTTGTAGCATTATCTATTTTTATCATCTAAAGCCCAAAATACCAGAAGTAAAACCGAATCCTCCCTCCCCAATTTTAGACGACAAGCCCAGCCCTGGCCACCCCCAACCACCCCACCAACCCCCCCGACCGTTACATCCAACATCcaccaaatctctctctctctctctctctctcttccccaccTGCGCTGACAAccgcaccattttctcagaaatctctctctcccaaCACCACGTCTTTCAtatctctctcactttctctcttttacTGAACAACGCTGCCTCTTCTCTCCTCGAGTCGCCGTCTCGCCGAGGTTCCGCCAAGAACAGCCGCCACACTCTTCCTCCCTCCGTCTATCTCCGTCTCGTAAATCCCCTGTTCCGCCTCCCTCTCGTTCTTTCTCTCTCCGTCACTCGGTCCCAATCTCTCCCCGCTTTCTCTGTTCCATCAAGTTTCCACCAAGAACAACCGCAAACCTCcagaaaatcacacaaaacattGTGTTCTCAACAGAAAGGACGAAAACGGCAGCCGTTGGGTCTGGGTGTAAGGATCTCTGAGATCTCCCCACTCTCTGTTTCAGTAATCGTCTGAggaaatttttgttttcttgtttagaTCTACACATGTATTACAGATTGTTTTTTAGTTTGGTTTGATTTCGTATATGTGGGTATGATTTTTTTACTCTAACTTGTAGAAATTTCAGCATCTTACATATTGGGTTTGATTTTGTCTCATGCTTATGCATAATCTATTTAGGTTCAGTGATACCAAAACCATCTCAACCCATctcatatcattattataactttcataAATTCTCACGTAAAATACAAGATACaatttaaccttttcaaatctcaaaataataataatattattaaaataatattacatttaattttcaactttcatctcgtctcaactcactatccaaacttaaCCTTAATCATCCCATAGAAATTGAACATCTTCGActgagagaagaaagaagaaaaagcatACCCACCCTCTGTTTCTGGAATCGTCTgatggaattattttttattttttattttacatctaGACATGTATTACAGATTGTGTATGAATTCGGTTTGGTTTCATGTATATGGGTATTATTTTTACTCAACTTGTAGAAATTCAAACAGATTGTGTTTCGGTTTGATTTTGTCTCATGCATATGTGAATGATCTATTTAATCATCCTGTAAAAATTCAGACATCTTCGactgagagaagaaaaaaaaagaaaaaaaaaaaaaaagcatactCATGAGATGCGGAAATTCAGAAGAACGAAAATCAATTTGAAGGCCACCGAGAAGTTTGTGTGGAAAAGTGAGGAATATAAGAGATGAAAACACAAGAACGAGGAATCAAAGTGTTTCTGGAAAGTTGAGATTAAATAAGTACAAAATGTGTAAGAGATAAACTTCTAGAAATGTAAAAAGACAACAAACTTTGTCGGTaaacgaagaagaaaaacaggAGAACTGAAATTCGTGATAAAAGCATGgtcaaaacaggaaaaaaaaaaaataatggtaaAACATTCACTGTTCATTTGGATTCGCACTTATTTAACCAAGGTAGAAAAAAGAGCATTTGtagtattgttttttttatttgaatatttttattttttgacttgTTGGAAACAGATAATTTGATGGAAGGATTGGTGAGTTCTCAGATGACACTCATTAGTGCTCATTATAGGCAACTTAACTCTCCTTTCCTTCCTGCATTTTCTCTCCAATTCAAAAGAAGATTGGATATCAGTCGAATTGGGATGGACAAATCTCCTAAATCATTGAAATCAATTACTGCTTCTGTTCAACCATTGGAAACCTCAAAATTGGGTCACTCGAACAACACTCTGCCATCCAAAGGTTATGTTCAAACAATGTATCCTAGCatcttttaagttttaattttggagGAAAAATGGGTTTAGTTCTAAATATTGAGTACTTTTTGATCCGGTTGAGTCCAATACTTAACTCGCTTCAATCCTTATTTGCAGTTGTGGTAACGAGACCTAGTAAATTGATTTTTGGTATATATGTTCCAATAATGGACTTTACTTACCTAGAtattgattttagattttatgATAACGAATTGTTGAACtctttaaatataaactatGTTCTTCTTCAAGGTTAATTTTGGACAATTTTAGAATGATATATCTGTGGCTGATGTTTGCCATCGTAAATATATAGATGTCCTTGATTTATGGAGAAGTGCCAATGCGGTGTGCTTCGATGTGGATAGCACGGTGTGTCTGGATGAAGGCATTGATGAACTTGCAGAGTATTGTGGAGCTGGAAAGGCTGTTGCGGAATGGACTTCTAGGTTGGATTTCTCacatttcattataattatttcaatCAGTTTGGTGTTAGTGCCTATTTCTGACTTTGGTTTTGGATTTTGCTAGAGCAATGAGTGGTTCTGTTCCTTTCGAGGAGGCCTTGGCTGCCAGACTTGCTTTGTTCAATCCTTCCTTTGCTCAAGTTCAGGACTTCCTTGAAAAGAGGCCCCCAAGGTCTGagggatttttttaaaaagaattttatttatcttgAGCTAGTATTGACTTGTTTTCTTAATCAGGTGGGTCGCATAgtttaattgaaaattaaaactcGATACTCCAATTTGTTTCATATAGCATTTGACAACACGATTTGGTCATGGAGTGTGAAAGCCTCATCATCTTTGTGCTGGAGAGACATAATATATAGTCCTACCTCTGAAGTTTCTATTGAAAATGATTATCAATTCTAAATGACACTAATTTGGATGTTGTCAAAGATGCAGTGTGCTTGCACCATATCTTATGAAACACGAAGGACAATTGAATTTCAGTTGAGATGGGCAAGACCTTCTTGCTCAGTTATTGAGTTTGCTTTAAGATCATTGCATTTCTGTGACTTTTAATGCAGTTGCAGTTCTTGTTTTCTATTTAAAGTCAAACGCTATTGTAAAGGTTTCTGTGTGGAAAATATTAGGAAATATTTAATCTTATATTTTCTACAAGGTTATACAAAATTTTCCCGAGGTTTTTCCTTCAAGGATCTGTACAATCTGGATGGAATATGTTGAATTtgctcataaaaaaatatgttttatgaaattttatcaATTGCTAGTTTGACGGCATGGTGCCAACAAAGTTAGTTCCATGTTTGCATCCTTTATACAGTAAGTTATCGAAACAGATTGGAAGAGACTTGCAGTCCTCATTTTAATAAATTCAAGTTTCCTTGCAACCATTTCTGTAACTGTTAACCAAGTTCCCAACTATGTAAAATGCAAGTTCCATGCTTCAGCCGTAAAATTATTGTTGAAATGATCCCTCCTGTTTTCAAGGGGTAGTGAGTTGTCAGATTAATATTATTGTCTATTGTTCTTTATAGTTGTAATTTTCACTAATATAACTATTAGCTTATAGAACTACACGAagcatgtaaattttaaatggCAGAGCTTAGGCTTGTCAAGCCATTAACATAATGGCCATCATTGGTTTCCTACTAcagattttattttgttatatactGAGTCATGCcatcaaatcaaaactctgaACTGTTTATACAGTGGAGATACCATGATTATAGGTTATGATGGTGAAGAACAATAATCACAAACATAATTGCGCTACTTGGTaatcacaaacaaattaaacaatCTTGCGTAGTATAGATCTGGTTTTTTGTCTGTtgatatctattttttcttttgctttccaCTGGATGAACGGTAATGACCAAtagtttgattttaatttcagatTAAATGGTATTCACAACTTCCACTTTTTGATGTGTAGGCTTTCTCCTGGCATAGACGAGTTGGTCAAGATGCTGAAGGCTAATAATACCACTGTTTACCTTATCTCTGGAGGCTTTCGTCAAATGATCAATGTATGCTGTCAAatgattacttataaaaaaaattaatgctgTCAAatgattacttataaaaaaaaattaatgctgTCAAATGATGGAAGTGTCTGTTGCTTTTGTATTTTTCCTAGAGCATTCATTGATGAATAATTACGTAAAATCATACATATATGTTCCATGTAGACCcttacaattttattcatttagttGGACAGTAATTGTGTTCAGTCAATCTTAGGATAGTACTGTAGCATGTGATGTTCTTTCAACAGCGTTGGATTGCTATTTTGGTGGATTCTAACATGATCCAACTG
This Carya illinoinensis cultivar Pawnee chromosome 11, C.illinoinensisPawnee_v1, whole genome shotgun sequence DNA region includes the following protein-coding sequences:
- the LOC122282558 gene encoding phosphoserine phosphatase, chloroplastic, which translates into the protein MEGLVSSQMTLISAHYRQLNSPFLPAFSLQFKRRLDISRIGMDKSPKSLKSITASVQPLETSKLGHSNNTLPSKDVLDLWRSANAVCFDVDSTVCLDEGIDELAEYCGAGKAVAEWTSRAMSGSVPFEEALAARLALFNPSFAQVQDFLEKRPPRLSPGIDELVKMLKANNTTVYLISGGFRQMINPVASILGIPHENIFANRLLFGSSGEFVGFDTKEPTSRSGGKATAVQQIRKAHNYKALVMIGDGATDLEARKPGGADLFICYAGVQLREAVAANADWLVFSFKDLMNSLE